In Polyodon spathula isolate WHYD16114869_AA unplaced genomic scaffold, ASM1765450v1 scaffolds_764, whole genome shotgun sequence, one genomic interval encodes:
- the LOC121308647 gene encoding EF-hand calcium-binding domain-containing protein 5-like isoform X2 translates to MAASSGSVLPKGSKQLVSCERVPRTGQDWKVTLDAQVHRKALELQQRKAAELKREREAGQKLERRVAVDVLASDWFTPDKHTAHTRAYLLEALLPTLLPGLEKLLTEAGNRQLLEEGATGGQAGAEQEFNPINYLAQHLMRNHPKICPLDPSHPYTRGLRQVLQQLKEEQVDLEDNRLVQMKLRVRETREQQVRAERVRSQVGERRKEALRAQFTEWSLEPDQTLQLRLVQNALRAFLEISSADLSPERTGVQYDRELDSAEDSQQTLKQEHFEEYVFSFIASLSTDDFERFLLHLSLCAQDHRREQHRELWRQTFSQLFQDCDSAKTGFLDRRRVLATLEGFYDGCDKSVRVTLHNPQSWPVRDPGKLDSTVFWNNPSEEKEEETAGETREPSPSIAASTETEPANGEEGVGELGVPAGEEGRPPEERTPSGIEIEETDSDESEEGGLNLTTLGLEPDPESLGPHRGVSAFNRRALDLPQFLQLLDTFLGEAAPKYAVQSLVGYLRVGYRETEQERLKRLEKTRKEAVLAQRRLALDALFEKCDNEGSGLLERGEVERALSRYKEGAEGGAINRAWECLGPPRPSLSRGDFHVLLQAVISELPPEGGQEGGFDRLLQFLAESAERSLAERSRGTKRRKWLHQIHRAALTGGSSLEPVYRAVFQTLHRDAEAHGNNKLISASIALLEGSDRLRYTACTAEDAPYVLNKELTRDMEKGVSFTAMDDGKPVHVPRVRLHGNVQFWNTLRPDEERKGSFVAVPLRDPCGRAIGVLGVDTLREPQERNIFLRHEIEFYQGVGNTFSLAFQHVLSLKNILCIVDSATSWLYSRAPSVRSVTTYLMEPAGETGSDYTLRKMMVLDSQTGRSRLLSSPASLRRRDHLFRDYLFKCCDSSETLSRVAYGEQRVVVPLRDPGGRALGVVDLSCGQQGALRPHEHRDLQGMVRMVQAACCQLLWETSGLARPSRLLEAEGAGGEERVALLFLRFMLEDLRGCVRRLDHQSFAELKSYKDPPPVVHQVLRAVLLMLHPHWEETPEIDRWSQCRL, encoded by the exons atggctgcATCCTCCGGCTCTGTTCTTCCCAAAGGCTCCAAGCAGCTTGTCAGCTGTGAGAGGGTCCCAAGGACTGGACAGGACTGGAAAGTCACCCTGGATGCCCAGGTCCACAGGAAAGCTCTAGAGCTGCAGCAGAGGAAAGCCGCTGAGCTGAAGAGGGAGCGGGAGGCGGGGCAAAAACTGGAGAGGCGTGTCGCAGTGGACGTGCTGGCCAGTGATTGGTTCACTCCAGacaagcacacagcacacaccag GGCGTACCTTCTTGAGGCGCTGTTGCCTACCCTGCTGCCTGGGCTGGAGAAGCTTCTCACAGAGGCTGGGAACAGACAGCTCCTGGAGGAAGGGGCTACAGGGGGGCAGGCTGGGGCAGAGCAGGAGTTTAACCCCATCAATTACCTGGCACAGCACCTGATGAGGAACCACCCCAAGATCTGCCCCTTGGACCCCTCCCACCCTTACACCCGGGGGCTGAGGCAGGTGCTGCAGCAGCTCAAGGAAGAGCAGGTGGACTTGGAGGACAACAG GCTGGTCCAGATGAAGCTGCGGGTTCGAGAGACGCGTGAGCAGCAGGTCAGAGCAGAGAGGGTGCGGTCCCAGGTGGGGGAGAGGAGGAAGGAGGCTTTGAGGGCACAGTTCACTGAGTGGAGCCTGGAGCCAGACCAGACCCTGCAGCTCAGACTG GTTCAGAACGCTCTGAGGGCGTTTCTGGAGATCTCCAGCGCTGACCTGTCCCCAGAGAGAACAG GAGTGCAGTATGACCGGGAGCTGGACTCCGCTGAAGACTCTCAGCAGACACTGAAGCAGGAGCACTTTGAGGAG TACGTGTTCAGCTTTATCGCCAGTCTGTCCACCGATGATTTCGAGCGGTTCCTGCTGCACCTCTCCCTCTGCGCTCAGGATCACCGACGGGAGCAACACAGGGAGCTCTGGAGACAGACCTTCTCTCAGCTGTTCCAGGACTGCGACAGCGCAAAG ACAGGATTCCTGGACAGACGGAGGGTTCTGGCCACGCTGGAGGGTTTCTATGACGGGTGTGACAAGAGTGTGAGAGTCACGCTGCACAACCCACAGAGCT GGCCAGTTCGGGATCCAGGCAAGTTGGACTCCACTGTATTCTGGAACAACCCCTCCGAagagaaagaggaagagactgcGGGAGAGACCCGGGAACCCTCTCCATCAATCGCAGCCagcacagagacagagccagccaATGGAGAAGAGGGGGTGGGCGAGCTAGGGGTCCCTGCGGGGGAAGAGGGGCGACCCCCAGAGGAGCGGACCCCATCAGGGATTGAGATTGAGGAGACAGACTCCGACGAGTCAGAGGAAGGTGGTCTGAATCTGACGACTCTGGGTCTAG AACCTGACCCAGAGAGCTTGGGGCCCCACAGGGGGGTGAGCGCCTTCAACCGCAGGGCCCTCGACCTGCCTCAGTTCCTACAGCTGCTGGACACCTTCCTGGGAGAGGCAGCCCCGAAATACGCTGTGCAGAGCCTGGTGGGGTACCTGCGGGTGGGGTACCGCGAGACGGAGCAGGAGAGGCTGAAGAGGCTGGAGAAG acGCGGAAGGAGGCAGTGTTGGCTCAGCGCCGGCTCGCCCTGGACGCCTTGTTTGAGAAGTGCGATAACGAGGGGAGTGGGCTGCTGGAGCGAGGGGAGGTGGAGAGAGCGCTGAGCCGCTACAAGGAGGGAGCGGAGGGAGGGGCCATCAACAGAG CGTGGGAGTGCCTGGGCCCCCCGCGCCCCTCTCTCTCCCGGGGGGATTTCCACGTGCTCCTGCAGGCTGTGATCTCGGAACTGCCTCCCGAGGGGGGCCAGGAGGGGGGCTTCGACAGGCTGCTGCAGTTCCTGGCGGAGAGTGCTGAGCGGTCCCTGGCTGAGCGCTCCAGGGGGACCAAGCGCAGGAAGTGGCTGCACCAGATTCACAGAGCGGCCCTGACTGGAGGATCCAGCCTGGAGCCAGTGTACCGAGCCGTGTTCCAGACCCTGCACCGG GACGCCGAGGCTCATGGGAACAACAAGCTGATCAGCGCCTCGATCGCCCTGCTGGAGGGGAGTGACAGGCTGCGCTACACGGCCTGCACTGCTGAGGACGCCCCCTACGTGCTGAACAAGGAACTGACCAGAGACATGGAGAAGGGAGTGAG CTTCACCGCAATGGATGATGGGAAGCCTGTGCACGTTCCCCGTGTCCGTCTCCACGGCAACGTGCAGTTCTGGAACACGCTGCGGCCCGATGAGGAGCGCAAGGGCTCGTTCGTCGCAGTGcccctcagggacccctgcggCAGGGCCATCGGGGTGCTGGGTGTGGATACCCTCAGGGAGCCCCAGGAGAGGAACATCTTTCTCCGGCATGAGATCGAATTCTATCAG ggagTCGGTAACACGTTTAGCCTGGCCTTCCAGCATGTCCTCTCCCTGAAGAACATCCTCTGCATCGTGGACAGCGCCACCTCCTGGCTGTACAGCCGGGCGCCCAGCGTGCGCAGCGTGACCACGTACCTCATGGAGCCGGCGGGAGAGACG GGTTCTGATTACACACTGAGGAAGATGATGGTTCTGGACAGTCAGACAGGCCGCTCCCGTCTGCTCTCCTCCCCAGCCAGCCTGAGACGCAGAGACCACCTTTTCAG GGACTACCTGTTCAAGTGCTGTGACAGCTCTGAGACACTGAGCCGCGTGGCGTACGGAGAGCAGCGGGTGGTCGTGCCGCTCCGAGACCCTGGCGGGCGCGCGCTGGGCGTGGTGGATCTCAGCTGCGGGCAGCAGGGGGCGCTGCGGCCCCACGAGCACAGGGACCTGCAGGGGATGGTGCGCATGGTCCAGGCTGCCTGCTGCCAGCTGCTCTGGGAGACTTCCGGGCTGGCAAGGCCAAGCAGGCTGCTCG AGGCAGAGGGCGCCGGTGGGGAGGAGCGAGTGGCCCTCCTGTTTCTTCGCTTCATGCTGGAGGACCTGCGGGGCTGCGTGCGCAGACTTGACCACCAGTCATTCGCCGAGCTCAAGAGCTACAAGGACCCACCCCCCGTCGTGCACCAGGTGCTGAGGGCGGTGCTTCTGATGCTCCACCCACACTGGGAGGAGACTCCCGAGATTGACAGATGGAGCCAGTGCAGGCTG TAA
- the nsrp1 gene encoding nuclear speckle splicing regulatory protein 1: protein MAAPSKQYGLILPKKGQLKTAVLQRPSVFGDDSDDETSVGESLQKEAVKKKMMKQTRLEMQKALEQDASVYEYDSVYEELQKKKEESSAKGLAGVDKKPKYIASLLRAVEVRKKEQDRRNERKIQLEREAEGEQFQDKEAFVTSAYRAKLLETKKEEESERREAAIEAALDVKKQKDLSGFYRHLLNQTVGEEKLPDREKRGDPQLNEARECQSLHGHNTQDNQDKDADCEIDSEGEEEQGEKTRGGSSEASRAGAGAGSSGHSKRQYRQRSPSSESEEEMVKKENEGQREKKHRKDRDREREDRHSRSRREEKKRDRGERDRDREDRHRGKEERDRRKEKDSRRAASPKEKVKVEEGERVKEKEERGSPAEKHSRGGSSSSSTVPGGGSKEAPEPGVNKFAKRSSEETVLSARDRYLARQMSRSAAKTYIEKEED from the exons ATGGCTGCTCCCAGCAAGCA GTATGGGCTGATTCTGCCCAAGAAAGGCCAGCTGAAGACAGCAGTTCTGCAGAGACCCTCGGTGTTCGGGGATGACTCCGATGACGAG acttCTGTTGGCGAGAGCTTGCAAAAGGAAGCCGTCAAGAAAAAAATGATGAAACAG ACGCGTCTGGAAATGCAGAAGGCTCTGGAGCAGGACGCCAGTGTGTACGAGTATGACAGCGTGTACGAGGAGCTGCAGAAGAAGAAAGAGGAGAGCAGTGCCAAAGGGCTGGCCGGGGTGGACAAGAAG CCCAAGTACATCGCCAGCCTGCTGCGCGCCGTGGAGGTGCGGAAGAAGGAGCAGGACCGCAGGAACGAGCGGAAGATCCAGCTGGAGCGCGAGGCCGAGGGGGAGCAGTTCCAGGACAAGGAAGCCTTCGTCACCTCTGCATACCGCGCCAAACTGCTGGAGACAAAGAAGGAGGAAGAGAGCGAGAGGAGGGAGGCAGCGATCgagg CTGCGCTGGATGTGAAGAAGCAGAAGGACCTAAGCGGGTTCTACAGACACCTCCTGAACCAGACTGTGGGAGAGGAGAAGCTGCCGGACAGGGAGAAGCGCGGGGATCCCCAGCTCAACGAGGCGAGGGAATGTCAATCCCTGCATGGCCACAACACACAGGACAACCAAGATAAAGACGCAGACTGTGAGATTGATAGTGAGGGGGAGGAAGAGCAGGGGGAGAAAACCAGGGGGGGGAGTTCTGAAGCAAgcagggcaggggcaggggcaggtaGCAGCGGGCACTCCAAGAGGCAGTACCGCCAGAGATCACCCTCGTCCGAGAGCGAGGAGGAGATGGTGAAGAAGGAGAATGAAGGACAAAGGGAGAAGAAACACCGCAAGgacagggacagagagagagaagacaggcACAGCCGgagcaggagagaggagaagaagagGGACAGAGGCGAGCGGGACAGGGACAGAGAGGACCGCCATAGGGGaaaggaggagagagacaggagaaagGAGAAAGATAGCAGAAGGGCAGCCAGTCCAAAAGAGAAGGTAAAagtggaggagggagagagggtgaaGGAAAAGGAGGAGAGAGGCTCCCCAGCAGAGAAACACAGCCGTGGCGGCAGCAGCAGTTCCTCCACAGTGCCAGGAGGCGGCAGCAAAGAGGCGCCAGAGCCCGGAGTTAATAAATTCGCCAAGCGCAGCAGCGAGGAGACTGTGTTGTCAGCTCGGGACCGCTACCTGGCGAGGCAGATGAGTCGCTCGGCCGCTAAGACTTATATCGAGAAGGAGGAGGACTGA
- the LOC121308647 gene encoding EF-hand calcium-binding domain-containing protein 5-like isoform X1: MAASSGSVLPKGSKQLVSCERVPRTGQDWKVTLDAQVHRKALELQQRKAAELKREREAGQKLERRVAVDVLASDWFTPDKHTAHTRAYLLEALLPTLLPGLEKLLTEAGNRQLLEEGATGGQAGAEQEFNPINYLAQHLMRNHPKICPLDPSHPYTRGLRQVLQQLKEEQVDLEDNRLVQMKLRVRETREQQVRAERVRSQVGERRKEALRAQFTEWSLEPDQTLQLRLVQNALRAFLEISSADLSPERTGVQYDRELDSAEDSQQTLKQEHFEEYVFSFIASLSTDDFERFLLHLSLCAQDHRREQHRELWRQTFSQLFQDCDSAKTGFLDRRRVLATLEGFYDGCDKSVRVTLHNPQSWPVRDPGKLDSTVFWNNPSEEKEEETAGETREPSPSIAASTETEPANGEEGVGELGVPAGEEGRPPEERTPSGIEIEETDSDESEEGGLNLTTLGLEPDPESLGPHRGVSAFNRRALDLPQFLQLLDTFLGEAAPKYAVQSLVGYLRVGYRETEQERLKRLEKTRKEAVLAQRRLALDALFEKCDNEGSGLLERGEVERALSRYKEGAEGGAINRAWECLGPPRPSLSRGDFHVLLQAVISELPPEGGQEGGFDRLLQFLAESAERSLAERSRGTKRRKWLHQIHRAALTGGSSLEPVYRAVFQTLHRDAEAHGNNKLISASIALLEGSDRLRYTACTAEDAPYVLNKELTRDMEKGVSFTAMDDGKPVHVPRVRLHGNVQFWNTLRPDEERKGSFVAVPLRDPCGRAIGVLGVDTLREPQERNIFLRHEIEFYQGVGNTFSLAFQHVLSLKNILCIVDSATSWLYSRAPSVRSVTTYLMEPAGETGSDYTLRKMMVLDSQTGRSRLLSSPASLRRRDHLFRDYLFKCCDSSETLSRVAYGEQRVVVPLRDPGGRALGVVDLSCGQQGALRPHEHRDLQGMVRMVQAACCQLLWETSGLARPSRLLEAEGAGGEERVALLFLRFMLEDLRGCVRRLDHQSFAELKSYKDPPPVVHQVLRAVLLMLHPHWEETPEIDRWSQCRLKVNSDLVRKVLHFDPTAHSVQVEREELAACLAGIPRGEVWQHGSLPAEHLYNWVSVCLSLLEQAEKLRQSREPAPSNSDTLQKDPPHPKQQQETESHQL, encoded by the exons atggctgcATCCTCCGGCTCTGTTCTTCCCAAAGGCTCCAAGCAGCTTGTCAGCTGTGAGAGGGTCCCAAGGACTGGACAGGACTGGAAAGTCACCCTGGATGCCCAGGTCCACAGGAAAGCTCTAGAGCTGCAGCAGAGGAAAGCCGCTGAGCTGAAGAGGGAGCGGGAGGCGGGGCAAAAACTGGAGAGGCGTGTCGCAGTGGACGTGCTGGCCAGTGATTGGTTCACTCCAGacaagcacacagcacacaccag GGCGTACCTTCTTGAGGCGCTGTTGCCTACCCTGCTGCCTGGGCTGGAGAAGCTTCTCACAGAGGCTGGGAACAGACAGCTCCTGGAGGAAGGGGCTACAGGGGGGCAGGCTGGGGCAGAGCAGGAGTTTAACCCCATCAATTACCTGGCACAGCACCTGATGAGGAACCACCCCAAGATCTGCCCCTTGGACCCCTCCCACCCTTACACCCGGGGGCTGAGGCAGGTGCTGCAGCAGCTCAAGGAAGAGCAGGTGGACTTGGAGGACAACAG GCTGGTCCAGATGAAGCTGCGGGTTCGAGAGACGCGTGAGCAGCAGGTCAGAGCAGAGAGGGTGCGGTCCCAGGTGGGGGAGAGGAGGAAGGAGGCTTTGAGGGCACAGTTCACTGAGTGGAGCCTGGAGCCAGACCAGACCCTGCAGCTCAGACTG GTTCAGAACGCTCTGAGGGCGTTTCTGGAGATCTCCAGCGCTGACCTGTCCCCAGAGAGAACAG GAGTGCAGTATGACCGGGAGCTGGACTCCGCTGAAGACTCTCAGCAGACACTGAAGCAGGAGCACTTTGAGGAG TACGTGTTCAGCTTTATCGCCAGTCTGTCCACCGATGATTTCGAGCGGTTCCTGCTGCACCTCTCCCTCTGCGCTCAGGATCACCGACGGGAGCAACACAGGGAGCTCTGGAGACAGACCTTCTCTCAGCTGTTCCAGGACTGCGACAGCGCAAAG ACAGGATTCCTGGACAGACGGAGGGTTCTGGCCACGCTGGAGGGTTTCTATGACGGGTGTGACAAGAGTGTGAGAGTCACGCTGCACAACCCACAGAGCT GGCCAGTTCGGGATCCAGGCAAGTTGGACTCCACTGTATTCTGGAACAACCCCTCCGAagagaaagaggaagagactgcGGGAGAGACCCGGGAACCCTCTCCATCAATCGCAGCCagcacagagacagagccagccaATGGAGAAGAGGGGGTGGGCGAGCTAGGGGTCCCTGCGGGGGAAGAGGGGCGACCCCCAGAGGAGCGGACCCCATCAGGGATTGAGATTGAGGAGACAGACTCCGACGAGTCAGAGGAAGGTGGTCTGAATCTGACGACTCTGGGTCTAG AACCTGACCCAGAGAGCTTGGGGCCCCACAGGGGGGTGAGCGCCTTCAACCGCAGGGCCCTCGACCTGCCTCAGTTCCTACAGCTGCTGGACACCTTCCTGGGAGAGGCAGCCCCGAAATACGCTGTGCAGAGCCTGGTGGGGTACCTGCGGGTGGGGTACCGCGAGACGGAGCAGGAGAGGCTGAAGAGGCTGGAGAAG acGCGGAAGGAGGCAGTGTTGGCTCAGCGCCGGCTCGCCCTGGACGCCTTGTTTGAGAAGTGCGATAACGAGGGGAGTGGGCTGCTGGAGCGAGGGGAGGTGGAGAGAGCGCTGAGCCGCTACAAGGAGGGAGCGGAGGGAGGGGCCATCAACAGAG CGTGGGAGTGCCTGGGCCCCCCGCGCCCCTCTCTCTCCCGGGGGGATTTCCACGTGCTCCTGCAGGCTGTGATCTCGGAACTGCCTCCCGAGGGGGGCCAGGAGGGGGGCTTCGACAGGCTGCTGCAGTTCCTGGCGGAGAGTGCTGAGCGGTCCCTGGCTGAGCGCTCCAGGGGGACCAAGCGCAGGAAGTGGCTGCACCAGATTCACAGAGCGGCCCTGACTGGAGGATCCAGCCTGGAGCCAGTGTACCGAGCCGTGTTCCAGACCCTGCACCGG GACGCCGAGGCTCATGGGAACAACAAGCTGATCAGCGCCTCGATCGCCCTGCTGGAGGGGAGTGACAGGCTGCGCTACACGGCCTGCACTGCTGAGGACGCCCCCTACGTGCTGAACAAGGAACTGACCAGAGACATGGAGAAGGGAGTGAG CTTCACCGCAATGGATGATGGGAAGCCTGTGCACGTTCCCCGTGTCCGTCTCCACGGCAACGTGCAGTTCTGGAACACGCTGCGGCCCGATGAGGAGCGCAAGGGCTCGTTCGTCGCAGTGcccctcagggacccctgcggCAGGGCCATCGGGGTGCTGGGTGTGGATACCCTCAGGGAGCCCCAGGAGAGGAACATCTTTCTCCGGCATGAGATCGAATTCTATCAG ggagTCGGTAACACGTTTAGCCTGGCCTTCCAGCATGTCCTCTCCCTGAAGAACATCCTCTGCATCGTGGACAGCGCCACCTCCTGGCTGTACAGCCGGGCGCCCAGCGTGCGCAGCGTGACCACGTACCTCATGGAGCCGGCGGGAGAGACG GGTTCTGATTACACACTGAGGAAGATGATGGTTCTGGACAGTCAGACAGGCCGCTCCCGTCTGCTCTCCTCCCCAGCCAGCCTGAGACGCAGAGACCACCTTTTCAG GGACTACCTGTTCAAGTGCTGTGACAGCTCTGAGACACTGAGCCGCGTGGCGTACGGAGAGCAGCGGGTGGTCGTGCCGCTCCGAGACCCTGGCGGGCGCGCGCTGGGCGTGGTGGATCTCAGCTGCGGGCAGCAGGGGGCGCTGCGGCCCCACGAGCACAGGGACCTGCAGGGGATGGTGCGCATGGTCCAGGCTGCCTGCTGCCAGCTGCTCTGGGAGACTTCCGGGCTGGCAAGGCCAAGCAGGCTGCTCG AGGCAGAGGGCGCCGGTGGGGAGGAGCGAGTGGCCCTCCTGTTTCTTCGCTTCATGCTGGAGGACCTGCGGGGCTGCGTGCGCAGACTTGACCACCAGTCATTCGCCGAGCTCAAGAGCTACAAGGACCCACCCCCCGTCGTGCACCAGGTGCTGAGGGCGGTGCTTCTGATGCTCCACCCACACTGGGAGGAGACTCCCGAGATTGACAGATGGAGCCAGTGCAGGCTG AAGGTGAACAGCGATCTGGTCCGAAAGGTGTTGCACTTTGACCCCACAGCCCACTCGGTGCAGGTAGAGCGAGAGGAGCTGGCAGCATGCCTAGCAG GTATTCCCCGTGGAGAGGTGTGGCAGCACGGGTCGCTCCCAGCCGAGCACCTCTATAActgggtgtctgtgtgtctgtccctgCTGGAGCAGGCTGAGAAGCTGCGTCAGTCTCGGGAGCCAGCCCCCTCCAACTCTGACACACTGCAGAaggaccccccccaccccaagcAACAGCAAGAAACTGAAAGCCACCAGCTGTAG